The Petrotoga olearia DSM 13574 genome includes a region encoding these proteins:
- a CDS encoding RnfABCDGE type electron transport complex subunit G, translating to MREYLKTGLILAAFMVAAGLLVSVVYNFVNPMIAQSEFNNTLSAIEEVLKDANTGEYLVSNIPTNEEQLQNYIWQESQNGVLYVSQKNAKVYSPVYKFAENNNEIYVMTVSGVGYGGDVVSVISFIKKDDGQLALNKIEVINYSQETPGLGARISEESVKKRFSLIPESGLNSGVQVDKDAGVTVSANSIDAYKEQGVIKTSDVMTGATITPRAVADSINAAVEFLKEEGVM from the coding sequence ATGCGTGAATATTTAAAAACAGGTTTAATTTTAGCCGCTTTTATGGTTGCTGCCGGCCTTTTAGTATCTGTTGTGTACAATTTTGTCAATCCGATGATAGCACAATCCGAATTCAATAATACATTATCCGCAATAGAAGAAGTGTTAAAAGATGCAAATACGGGCGAATATTTAGTTTCTAATATTCCTACCAACGAAGAACAGTTACAAAATTATATATGGCAAGAATCTCAAAATGGAGTTTTATACGTAAGTCAAAAAAACGCAAAAGTCTATTCCCCAGTTTATAAGTTTGCTGAAAATAACAATGAAATTTATGTCATGACAGTTTCTGGAGTGGGTTATGGAGGAGATGTAGTTAGCGTTATTTCGTTTATCAAAAAAGATGATGGTCAACTTGCTTTGAATAAAATAGAAGTAATAAATTATTCCCAGGAAACTCCAGGACTGGGAGCCCGAATTTCTGAAGAATCTGTGAAAAAAAGATTTAGCTTGATCCCAGAATCTGGTTTAAATTCAGGTGTACAAGTTGATAAAGACGCCGGCGTGACTGTCTCGGCTAATTCGATAGATGCTTACAAAGAACAAGGTGTAATAAAAACTAGTGATGTAATGACAGGTGCAACAATTACTCCTAGAGCGGTCGCCGATTCTATTAATGCAGCTGTAGAATTTTTAAAAGAGGAAGGGGTGATGTGA
- a CDS encoding FMN-binding protein, whose product MTVSGVGYRGDVVSVISFIKKDDGQIVLNKIEVIDYSQETPGLGDKIAEESVKERFSLIPESGLNSGVQVDKDAGVTVSANSIDAYKEQGVIKTSDVMTGATITPRAVADSINAAVEFLKEEGVM is encoded by the coding sequence ATGACAGTTTCTGGAGTGGGTTATAGAGGTGACGTAGTTAGCGTTATTTCTTTTATCAAAAAAGATGATGGTCAAATTGTTTTGAATAAAATAGAAGTAATAGATTATTCGCAAGAAACTCCAGGACTAGGGGACAAAATCGCCGAAGAATCTGTAAAAGAAAGATTTAGCTTGATCCCAGAATCTGGTTTAAATTCAGGTGTACAAGTTGATAAAGACGCCGGCGTGACTGTCTCGGCTAATTCGATAGATGCTTACAAAGAACAAGGTGTAATAAAAACTAGTGATGTAATGACAGGTGCAACAATTACTCCTAGAGCGGTCGCCGATTCTATTAATGCAGCTGTAGAATTTTTAAAAGAGGAAGGGGTGATGTGA
- a CDS encoding damage-control phosphatase ARMT1 family protein, with protein MNVDYECINCLLNHSSELMTKINASSSESSDNIFDNYKRVILKTLGDVSPSNTSYNLVKTFYDSFYDAFGENDYFHTEKADLNQLFLEVYDDLLDFCFSSKDPLYSAFKLSLMGELFCHNSGNSFGELEIEIQNFFNTKAVAINDLEKFKKELENAHFLLFIHNYAGEIVFDKLFIKVMKELNPNLIVHSALKSRPVYKCATKKDADQIFLKEVSIPFDSGSKYLGTDLSFVSQSFKNIYDEVDIVIAKGQSNYESLVEQNRKKSIYYSFVVKCAKIAHHLDVNKEDLIFRRS; from the coding sequence ATGAATGTAGATTATGAATGTATTAATTGCCTTTTAAATCATTCTTCTGAGTTAATGACTAAAATTAATGCTAGTTCTTCGGAGTCATCTGATAATATTTTTGATAATTACAAAAGAGTCATTCTAAAAACATTAGGTGATGTCTCTCCTTCCAATACATCTTATAATTTAGTAAAAACATTTTATGATTCTTTTTATGATGCTTTTGGTGAAAATGATTACTTTCATACAGAAAAAGCTGACTTAAATCAACTTTTTTTAGAGGTCTACGATGATCTGTTGGATTTTTGTTTTTCTAGCAAAGATCCTCTTTATAGTGCATTTAAATTATCACTGATGGGTGAGCTTTTTTGCCACAATTCGGGTAATTCCTTTGGTGAGTTAGAGATAGAAATCCAAAATTTTTTTAATACAAAGGCAGTAGCAATAAACGATTTAGAAAAATTCAAAAAAGAATTGGAAAATGCCCATTTTTTGCTTTTTATTCATAATTATGCCGGGGAAATAGTTTTTGATAAGTTGTTTATAAAGGTAATGAAAGAATTAAACCCCAACCTGATCGTTCATTCTGCTTTGAAATCTCGTCCAGTTTATAAATGTGCAACTAAAAAAGATGCTGACCAAATTTTTTTAAAGGAGGTTTCTATTCCTTTTGATAGTGGGTCTAAATATTTAGGAACCGATTTAAGCTTCGTTAGTCAATCTTTCAAAAACATCTACGATGAAGTTGATATTGTAATAGCTAAAGGGCAATCTAACTATGAAAGTTTGGTTGAGCAAAATCGCAAAAAATCAATTTATTATTCTTTCGTTGTTAAGTGTGCAAAAATTGCACATCATCTTGATGTGAACAAAGAAGATTTAATATTTAGGCGAAGCTGA
- the jag gene encoding RNA-binding cell elongation regulator Jag/EloR, with product MLKLQGTTKFEGTDLESVLEKAKANFKASCIDEISYKVIQEPSKGFIFGIGKKPLIIEAHPNEKYLINKVKNFLKNILSYFEEDVDININYYNKTLKIFLEGENLGKVIGKQGRNLGALQHLTMIYVNRMTDTKCDVKLDVGDYRRNRKKNLELIADNAAKKAIMTNEKVELAPMFSFERKIIHKYINYNYPRLHTVSMGLEPYRKVVIYPSKNGHN from the coding sequence TTGCTTAAATTACAAGGTACGACAAAATTTGAAGGAACTGATTTAGAATCGGTTTTAGAAAAAGCAAAAGCAAATTTTAAAGCCTCATGTATCGATGAGATTTCTTATAAGGTTATTCAAGAACCTTCCAAGGGATTTATTTTTGGAATAGGTAAAAAGCCCCTTATTATCGAAGCTCATCCTAATGAAAAATATCTTATCAATAAAGTAAAAAATTTCTTGAAAAATATACTTTCCTATTTTGAGGAAGATGTTGATATCAATATAAATTATTATAATAAGACATTGAAAATCTTTTTAGAAGGGGAAAACTTAGGTAAAGTAATAGGAAAACAAGGGCGGAACCTTGGAGCTCTACAGCATTTAACCATGATTTACGTCAATAGAATGACAGACACCAAATGTGATGTTAAGTTGGATGTAGGAGATTATAGAAGAAATAGGAAAAAAAACCTAGAACTAATAGCTGACAATGCTGCTAAAAAGGCAATAATGACAAATGAAAAGGTAGAATTAGCTCCTATGTTTTCTTTTGAAAGGAAAATAATTCATAAGTACATAAATTATAATTATCCAAGATTACACACCGTCTCTATGGGGTTAGAACCTTATAGAAAAGTAGTAATTTACCCTTCGAAGAACGGTCATAATTAA
- a CDS encoding sigma-70 family RNA polymerase sigma factor, whose protein sequence is MIENDKSVDLESKSRDFSQIDKSSNMKKYSLSLTIKKSPNVLTNEILRKIKKKLAKDKSTVTFEEIDESIPSQMREDFTLEFLITFYNELKKSNISVVDGSSGNFCEEDEEKELEVNEEFKDSEEYEEIFEDFSDVEVEMCDNISLQDPIKIYLKEISKSKLLTPSRERKLARRAQMGDKRAREELIKANLRLVISIAKRYVGHGLGFLDLIQEGNIGLMKAVAKFDWKKGYKFSTYSYWWIRQAITRAIADQGRTVRIPVHLVETINRMNRVVNKYVQENGEVPDLEELSALMDKPVDKMKEVLISAKNIFSLNAPISNDVDAEGETEVLDFIDSDSPTPDEEGRKMIIRQKMEMIIDTLSPKEAMILKMRYGFVDGKQKTLEEVGEFFNVTRERIRQIESKSIRKLKHPARKKMIENIMQEY, encoded by the coding sequence ATGATAGAAAATGACAAAAGTGTGGACCTTGAATCGAAAAGTCGAGATTTTTCACAAATCGATAAAAGCTCAAACATGAAAAAATATTCTTTATCTTTAACTATTAAAAAGAGTCCTAATGTACTCACTAATGAAATATTAAGAAAAATCAAAAAAAAGCTAGCTAAAGATAAGAGCACAGTAACCTTTGAAGAAATTGATGAATCTATACCTAGCCAAATGCGTGAGGATTTTACGTTAGAATTTTTAATAACGTTTTACAATGAATTAAAAAAATCTAATATTTCAGTAGTAGACGGCTCTTCAGGTAATTTCTGTGAAGAGGATGAAGAAAAAGAGTTAGAAGTCAACGAAGAGTTTAAAGATTCTGAAGAATACGAAGAGATTTTCGAAGATTTTTCCGATGTTGAAGTCGAGATGTGTGATAATATTTCGTTGCAGGATCCGATTAAAATATATTTGAAAGAGATTAGTAAGAGCAAATTATTAACTCCTTCAAGAGAAAGAAAGCTAGCAAGAAGGGCGCAGATGGGGGATAAAAGAGCCAGAGAGGAACTTATAAAAGCTAATCTTAGATTAGTCATTAGTATTGCAAAAAGGTATGTTGGCCATGGATTAGGCTTTTTGGATCTCATACAAGAAGGAAATATTGGTTTAATGAAAGCTGTTGCTAAGTTTGATTGGAAAAAGGGTTACAAATTCTCTACTTATTCTTATTGGTGGATACGCCAGGCTATAACAAGAGCGATTGCTGATCAAGGAAGGACTGTAAGAATCCCAGTTCATTTGGTAGAAACGATAAATAGAATGAATAGGGTGGTAAATAAATATGTTCAAGAAAATGGTGAAGTGCCTGATTTAGAAGAACTTTCTGCTTTGATGGACAAGCCGGTAGATAAGATGAAAGAGGTATTAATTAGTGCCAAGAACATATTCTCCTTAAATGCACCAATTTCTAACGATGTAGATGCGGAAGGTGAAACCGAGGTACTCGATTTTATTGATTCTGATTCACCTACCCCCGATGAAGAAGGGAGAAAGATGATTATTCGTCAAAAAATGGAAATGATCATTGATACGCTTTCACCTAAAGAAGCCATGATATTAAAAATGAGATACGGCTTCGTAGATGGGAAACAAAAAACGCTTGAAGAAGTTGGAGAATTTTTTAACGTGACAAGAGAAAGAATAAGGCAGATAGAGTCCAAATCTATTAGGAAGTTAAAACATCCTGCTAGAAAAAAGATGATAGAAAATATTATGCAGGAATATTAG
- a CDS encoding 5'-nucleotidase C-terminal domain-containing protein codes for MKRVLGVLVVMILALSVFAGPNHLVIFHMNDTHGHVWGTDDGGGFARAATLINQAREEVAKEGGEVLFLHAGDVNTGIPESDQLDAVPDFLVLHYMGLDAMVLGNHEFDKPFEVLEKQYKVAQFPFLGANFVSEKRGGPVFEPYVIKDYGEFSVGIIGLVTEQTNVLEPIYLGENTIIDAEETLMKYLPIVQEKADIVIVLGHLGYHADGGRPNLSVEFTTSDELAENVSGIDIIIDGHSHTLLETPAVINNVIVAQTGGNAENIGRIDLWIDGGRIVDWSGEVIPLTADTPEDPFIKMFADAFYQLGSEALNEVVGVTKVFLDGERAHVRSDETNLSNLITDGMIWKTGADVALMNGGGIRASIETGEITYRDILTVLPFGNTLYVLEVTGKDIMDVLNYAATIPDGQGAKLHVAGLTAEIKGGKATNVKINGKPIDLNKTYKVVTNNYVAAGGDGYTMLEGKPGYDTYFRDADALREYIAHLGTIEVYTSEERLIELDQVK; via the coding sequence ATGAAAAGAGTCTTAGGTGTTTTAGTAGTTATGATTTTGGCTTTATCGGTATTTGCTGGGCCTAACCATTTGGTAATTTTTCACATGAACGATACCCATGGACATGTGTGGGGAACGGATGATGGTGGAGGATTTGCCAGGGCAGCTACCCTGATAAACCAAGCAAGAGAAGAAGTGGCTAAAGAAGGCGGAGAAGTACTTTTTCTACATGCTGGAGATGTAAACACAGGGATTCCGGAATCTGATCAGTTGGATGCAGTTCCCGACTTTTTGGTGTTACATTACATGGGTTTGGATGCTATGGTTTTGGGCAATCATGAATTTGACAAACCTTTTGAAGTCCTTGAGAAACAGTATAAAGTTGCGCAATTTCCGTTCTTAGGGGCAAATTTTGTCAGTGAAAAACGTGGAGGACCGGTTTTTGAACCGTATGTCATAAAAGATTACGGGGAATTCTCTGTTGGAATAATTGGCCTTGTTACAGAACAAACGAATGTCTTAGAACCAATTTATTTAGGTGAGAATACAATTATTGATGCAGAAGAGACTTTAATGAAATATCTTCCAATTGTCCAAGAAAAAGCTGATATTGTTATAGTTCTCGGGCACTTAGGTTATCATGCAGATGGTGGAAGGCCTAACTTGTCTGTTGAGTTCACTACTTCGGATGAGTTGGCTGAAAATGTATCGGGAATTGATATTATAATAGACGGACATTCTCACACCTTGTTAGAAACACCTGCAGTAATTAATAATGTTATAGTAGCACAAACTGGAGGCAACGCAGAGAATATTGGAAGGATAGATTTATGGATTGATGGTGGTAGGATAGTAGATTGGAGTGGAGAAGTAATTCCACTCACAGCTGATACCCCTGAAGATCCTTTCATAAAAATGTTTGCAGATGCTTTTTATCAACTTGGATCGGAAGCTTTGAATGAGGTTGTTGGAGTAACAAAAGTATTTCTCGATGGAGAACGTGCGCATGTTAGAAGTGATGAAACGAATCTGAGTAACCTTATAACAGATGGCATGATTTGGAAAACCGGTGCCGATGTTGCTTTAATGAACGGTGGTGGAATAAGAGCCTCAATTGAGACAGGAGAGATAACCTACAGAGACATTTTGACTGTTTTACCTTTTGGAAATACATTGTACGTTTTAGAAGTGACTGGGAAAGATATAATGGATGTTTTGAATTATGCTGCTACAATTCCTGATGGCCAGGGAGCTAAGTTACATGTTGCAGGGCTAACGGCAGAAATAAAAGGTGGAAAAGCTACAAACGTAAAAATAAACGGTAAACCTATAGATTTGAATAAAACCTATAAAGTTGTCACCAACAACTATGTAGCTGCAGGCGGAGACGGTTACACTATGCTTGAAGGTAAACCTGGTTACGATACATACTTTAGAGATGCGGATGCTTTACGTGAATACATTGCTCACTTGGGAACTATAGAAGTTTACACTTCTGAGGAGAGATTGATAGAATTAGATCAAGTTAAGTAA
- the rnpA gene encoding ribonuclease P protein component: protein MEKQTFKKKERLRLKRNFKNVFEKGGRLIDNNFVIIYVRNTMDYNRIAIIVNKKFGNSVARNSIKRLIREIYRTNKTFFPIGYDFLFIPRKELSKNFKRIDYFQMKGQILNLVRKIKE from the coding sequence ATGGAAAAACAAACTTTCAAGAAAAAAGAACGTTTACGATTAAAAAGGAATTTCAAAAACGTTTTTGAAAAGGGCGGGCGTTTAATTGACAATAATTTTGTTATTATATACGTTCGAAATACTATGGATTACAACAGAATCGCTATAATTGTAAATAAAAAATTTGGCAACTCGGTCGCAAGAAACTCAATTAAAAGATTGATAAGGGAGATATATAGAACCAATAAAACTTTTTTCCCAATAGGGTACGATTTCCTATTCATTCCAAGAAAGGAATTATCGAAAAATTTTAAAAGAATAGATTATTTCCAAATGAAAGGTCAGATTTTAAATTTGGTGAGGAAGATAAAAGAATGA
- the rpmH gene encoding 50S ribosomal protein L34, which yields MKRTYQPSRIKRKRTHGFLARKRTSSGRNVLRRRRAKGRARLTV from the coding sequence GTGAAAAGAACATATCAACCATCTAGAATAAAGAGAAAAAGAACTCACGGCTTTTTAGCTAGAAAAAGAACATCAAGTGGAAGAAATGTTTTAAGAAGAAGAAGAGCAAAAGGCAGAGCACGTTTAACAGTATAA
- the rsxC gene encoding electron transport complex subunit RsxC: MPILTFKGGVHPPEKKHFTKDKPFEKLPLPDFVYLFTTNHLGAPAKPIVKEGDQVKTGQLVAEATGSISANIHSSVTGEVVGIESFINVSTGRKDNAIVIKRSSEDVWEYIEHNENFKKFPKEEVINIVKKAGIVGLGGAMFPSHVKLSVPENKKVEYLIINGAECEPYITVDDMMMREYTEEIIKGIKIIEYVVNPQKIYVGIEENKPEAIKIMENALKKENIEVAILKTKYPQGAEKQLIQAITKREVPSGGLPIDAGVLVFNVSTTYAIYDAVINGKPLVERGITLSGGVKKPGNYWFRIGTKVSDLLNHVELVEEEKIDRIIYGGPMMGLPLPNVDLPTFKGNNAITVLTKEELPQKHEYPCIRCASCVKACPIGLQPYYLKKLADARKNDIAQENGIMDCIECGACSYICPSNIELVKTFKTTKKVIKAIQRRRV; encoded by the coding sequence GTGCCAATATTAACTTTCAAAGGTGGCGTGCATCCGCCCGAGAAAAAACATTTTACAAAAGATAAGCCTTTTGAAAAACTGCCTTTACCCGATTTTGTATACCTATTCACAACTAACCATCTTGGAGCACCCGCAAAGCCAATCGTAAAAGAAGGAGACCAAGTGAAAACAGGGCAATTGGTAGCAGAGGCCACTGGTAGTATTTCAGCAAATATACATTCTTCTGTTACCGGAGAAGTTGTTGGGATTGAATCATTTATAAATGTCTCTACAGGAAGAAAGGATAACGCAATAGTTATAAAAAGATCTTCGGAAGATGTTTGGGAGTATATTGAACACAATGAGAATTTTAAAAAGTTCCCTAAGGAAGAAGTAATCAACATTGTTAAAAAAGCTGGTATTGTGGGGTTAGGCGGAGCAATGTTCCCATCTCATGTAAAATTAAGTGTGCCCGAAAATAAAAAAGTAGAGTATTTAATAATCAATGGGGCAGAATGTGAACCATACATAACTGTCGATGATATGATGATGAGAGAATATACAGAAGAAATCATAAAAGGAATAAAAATTATAGAATACGTAGTTAATCCACAAAAAATTTATGTAGGTATCGAAGAAAACAAACCTGAAGCAATAAAAATTATGGAAAACGCTTTAAAAAAAGAAAATATCGAGGTTGCAATTTTAAAAACAAAATATCCTCAGGGTGCTGAAAAACAATTAATCCAAGCTATCACTAAAAGAGAAGTCCCTTCAGGAGGGTTACCTATAGATGCAGGCGTATTAGTTTTTAACGTTTCCACTACTTATGCAATTTATGATGCAGTAATCAACGGGAAACCTTTAGTCGAACGTGGGATCACTTTGAGCGGGGGAGTTAAAAAACCTGGTAACTATTGGTTCCGAATTGGGACTAAGGTTTCAGACCTCTTAAATCATGTAGAACTTGTCGAAGAGGAAAAGATCGACAGAATAATCTACGGAGGTCCAATGATGGGACTACCTTTACCCAATGTTGATTTACCAACATTTAAGGGAAATAATGCAATAACCGTTTTAACAAAAGAAGAGTTACCACAAAAACATGAATATCCATGCATTAGATGCGCCTCATGTGTTAAAGCATGCCCTATAGGACTTCAACCTTATTATCTAAAAAAACTTGCTGATGCTAGGAAAAACGACATAGCACAAGAAAATGGAATTATGGATTGTATAGAATGTGGCGCTTGTTCGTATATTTGCCCATCAAATATAGAGCTAGTTAAAACATTCAAGACAACAAAAAAGGTTATAAAAGCCATTCAAAGAAGGAGGGTTTGA
- the yidD gene encoding membrane protein insertion efficiency factor YidD — protein sequence MKKLILKMIDFYRKHISPATPPKCIYQPTCSSYTYEAVEKFGVFKGLYLGFRRFIRCNPLHKGGYDPVPEEFRFFVHKKVKNKQHRRSV from the coding sequence ATGAAAAAACTTATTCTCAAGATGATAGATTTTTATAGAAAACATATATCCCCCGCAACCCCTCCCAAATGTATATATCAACCGACCTGTTCTTCTTATACCTACGAAGCGGTAGAAAAGTTCGGGGTATTTAAAGGTTTGTATTTGGGATTTAGACGATTTATCAGATGTAACCCATTACACAAAGGGGGCTATGACCCTGTCCCCGAAGAGTTTCGTTTTTTTGTTCATAAGAAAGTAAAAAACAAACAACACAGAAGGAGTGTGTGA
- a CDS encoding IS110 family transposase, which produces MNYDVLSTLFVGVDVSSLTNTVCAIDFQNNKLLDFDTKNNRIGAEYIAEAISNCLVSNNLDYVVIALEATSFYSTHIANFLSTNKKLLPFKPLVYQLNPKTTANYKKTFVDIDKTDHLDAYVIADFARCGKISSSPWRGSQFLALQRLTRHRFHLVQTLVSEKNWMLSNIYLKFSELAVNEDSLTADKDKPFSDIYGATSCAVLTEFYSLDEIVYKSINDLTQFVIEKSKNRFKDPTRVATLLKQAAKNSYRLDKMAYEPLNIAISSSLNVIKALEKEIETVDKAIEKTVKGLNPIEYQSLISVKGIGPVISSGIISEIGTIASFRSHDKLAKFAGLTWRKRQSGNYSSDETEMTKTGNPYLRYYFIEAASSVKNYIPEFEEYYWKKYYEVTTHQHKRALALTARKLVRMIFALLSKNRIYSNY; this is translated from the coding sequence ATGAATTACGACGTTTTATCCACTTTGTTCGTCGGTGTCGATGTGAGTTCTCTAACTAATACAGTTTGTGCAATTGATTTTCAAAACAACAAACTTCTTGATTTTGATACTAAAAATAACAGAATAGGTGCTGAATACATCGCTGAGGCTATCTCCAATTGCCTTGTTTCTAACAATCTTGATTATGTCGTTATCGCTTTGGAAGCTACTTCTTTTTACAGTACTCACATAGCCAATTTCTTGTCAACCAATAAGAAACTTTTGCCTTTTAAACCTCTTGTGTATCAGCTTAATCCAAAAACTACAGCCAATTACAAAAAGACTTTTGTCGATATCGATAAAACAGATCATTTGGACGCTTACGTCATAGCCGATTTCGCTAGATGTGGTAAGATTTCTTCTTCCCCTTGGCGTGGTTCTCAGTTTTTGGCTTTACAAAGGCTTACACGCCATAGGTTCCATTTAGTTCAAACACTCGTCTCTGAAAAGAATTGGATGCTTTCCAACATTTATCTGAAATTCAGTGAATTGGCTGTGAATGAAGACAGCCTCACGGCAGATAAGGATAAGCCCTTTTCCGATATATATGGTGCTACATCTTGTGCTGTTTTGACTGAGTTCTACTCTTTGGATGAGATAGTTTACAAATCTATCAATGATTTAACTCAGTTCGTTATTGAAAAAAGTAAAAACAGATTCAAAGATCCCACCCGTGTTGCAACACTTCTTAAACAAGCAGCCAAGAATTCGTACAGATTGGACAAAATGGCTTATGAACCTTTGAATATCGCTATCTCTTCTTCCTTAAACGTAATAAAAGCCTTGGAAAAAGAAATAGAAACCGTTGATAAGGCTATTGAAAAAACGGTAAAAGGGCTTAATCCCATAGAATATCAATCACTCATCTCTGTCAAGGGTATCGGTCCTGTTATCTCCTCTGGTATCATCAGTGAGATAGGTACGATAGCTTCCTTTCGATCTCATGATAAGTTGGCCAAATTTGCAGGACTGACTTGGAGAAAACGTCAATCAGGGAATTATTCCTCTGATGAGACAGAAATGACTAAAACAGGTAATCCGTATCTTCGATACTATTTTATTGAAGCTGCTAGCTCCGTTAAAAATTATATCCCTGAGTTCGAAGAGTATTACTGGAAAAAATACTACGAGGTTACCACTCATCAACACAAAAGAGCCCTCGCGCTCACGGCTCGTAAGTTGGTTCGCATGATTTTTGCATTGCTGAGCAAAAATCGAATCTATTCGAATTACTAA
- the yidC gene encoding membrane protein insertase YidC, giving the protein MKKGLFFLTLLIFLNIIAFAIPEITVSESSLNQEISIEMKLYRLKLDQNGHILNFELFDSRTKKYNLVYEYTGDSYDILDAQTMTEILPSNYNIRLAEDQTYVEIIYFFPNGGQKIYKFYNDPNYHFDVQFKNLNGYVVLPSISFSSGIRYTDNVFVSYIDRSVLTGETLDSALAIYTPGEIESSQNQYLFPLNYSDQKVISYLGPTKKIFIKETFDGIEEGNTYSTIIDLMQDLGKFGPFSNIFYWFVSFFWWLFKVTDNFGWAIILFTLIVNAILFPVYGRQKKSMIEMKQLQPELDKIRKKYKNPQKQQEETLKLYKEKGVNPAGGCLTSLIPLPIMIILWQVIYYFEGSYAYNPRFLLWTDLSLGGFQSNFFLLLIAIIASLINALLMSQDARNAWTSVIMSVVFPFILIGLPVGVFIYYSMNTIIQTFLTFVYNRIYNVKGITIRQLVGLGPKPIRR; this is encoded by the coding sequence TTGAAAAAAGGATTATTTTTTTTGACGCTACTAATATTTTTGAATATTATTGCTTTTGCAATACCTGAGATAACAGTATCAGAGAGTTCATTAAATCAAGAAATTAGCATTGAAATGAAATTGTATAGGCTGAAGTTAGACCAAAATGGACATATTTTAAATTTCGAACTCTTCGATAGCAGAACTAAAAAATATAATTTAGTTTATGAGTATACGGGAGATAGCTACGATATTTTAGATGCTCAAACTATGACGGAGATTTTACCAAGTAACTATAATATAAGACTGGCGGAAGATCAAACCTATGTTGAAATAATTTACTTCTTCCCCAACGGAGGACAGAAAATTTATAAGTTTTACAACGATCCAAACTATCATTTTGATGTTCAATTTAAAAATTTGAATGGATACGTTGTTTTACCTAGCATATCCTTTTCTTCTGGAATAAGATACACCGACAATGTCTTTGTTTCATACATCGACAGATCCGTTTTAACAGGTGAAACCTTAGATTCCGCACTAGCCATCTATACCCCGGGAGAGATCGAATCCTCTCAAAACCAATACTTATTCCCATTAAATTATTCGGACCAAAAAGTAATCTCATACTTAGGTCCAACCAAAAAAATTTTTATAAAAGAAACGTTTGACGGCATAGAAGAAGGAAATACTTACTCTACTATAATCGATTTAATGCAGGATTTAGGTAAATTTGGGCCTTTTTCTAACATTTTCTATTGGTTCGTAAGCTTTTTTTGGTGGTTATTTAAAGTAACGGATAATTTCGGTTGGGCTATAATACTTTTTACCCTGATAGTAAATGCAATATTATTCCCTGTATATGGGAGACAAAAGAAATCCATGATCGAAATGAAGCAGTTACAACCCGAGCTTGACAAAATAAGGAAAAAATATAAGAACCCTCAAAAACAGCAAGAAGAAACTCTGAAATTGTACAAGGAAAAAGGTGTTAACCCTGCTGGAGGATGCTTAACTTCTTTGATTCCTTTGCCAATTATGATCATACTGTGGCAAGTAATCTATTATTTTGAAGGCAGTTACGCATACAACCCCAGATTCCTTTTGTGGACAGATCTTTCTCTAGGTGGTTTCCAATCTAATTTTTTCTTACTATTAATTGCGATAATTGCTTCTTTAATAAATGCTCTTTTAATGTCACAAGATGCCAGAAACGCGTGGACCTCTGTAATTATGTCAGTTGTATTTCCTTTCATTTTAATAGGATTACCCGTAGGAGTATTCATTTATTATTCAATGAATACTATTATACAAACCTTCTTGACATTTGTATACAATAGGATTTATAACGTCAAAGGTATTACGATTAGACAACTAGTTGGTTTGGGTCCGAAGCCTATCAGGAGGTGA